The following is a genomic window from Synechococcus sp. JA-2-3B'a(2-13).
TGGTGGCGGTACTCCTCCGAGTCGATAAAGGCATTGACCATGGCCTGCAAGCCCTGGTGCACCAAAATGTCGTGGTAGGCGGCCACCTCCTCCTTGCTGGCCGGGGCCCGTCCCAAAAAGTGCTTGAAGCCCTGCTCTACACAGCGGGTGTTGCAGCCGGCACTGAAAAAGAGTTGCCGGTAGAGCCGGGATCCCCCAATCTGGCGAACCAAGCGCTTAATCCCGATCCGCCCCCGCAAGAAGTCCTGCTCGATTTTCTCCAGCTCTCCTGTTTTCTCGTGCTGGTAGGGCTGGCGTTCCAAAAGCTGTTGGTAGGCAGCCCGCAACAGGTTTTGCAACGTTTGCGGATCCTGCCGGCGCTGGCGCGATTCCATAACCCTAGCTCCCAATCGACGAAGCCAACAAAAACAGAAAAGATCGATTTACAGACAAAATGGGGGACTACTTTAAAGAAATTATGAAGGGAATAGCAAATGGCTCGATACGCTTTTACGGCGGACTTCAGCACATCCCTCTGCAACAAAACTGCCAACAAAAGACTATGAAGAGCCTACTTGAGATTTACCTTGACGATAGAATAACCGACGTAGATCCGCGATAAATATTTACAAAAGGATTGTCGTTGGCTCTGATTTACGTGATTTCACTTTGTGGCTTTCTGGGCGATAAAAAGATTCCGTGTTTATCCGTAGTTAAGGATTATGACATTTTCATCCAAGATGACCTCATCCAAATCCAAAATAAAGTAAAGAATATAGCCTTCCCCAGAGTTGCTTGTGCGGGACTCATCATCTGAGGTG
Proteins encoded in this region:
- a CDS encoding phycobilisome rod-core linker polypeptide, with translation MESRQRRQDPQTLQNLLRAAYQQLLERQPYQHEKTGELEKIEQDFLRGRIGIKRLVRQIGGSRLYRQLFFSAGCNTRCVEQGFKHFLGRAPASKEEVAAYHDILVHQGLQAMVNAFIDSEEYRHQFGNDHLPHPRQRLSGHPPLAYLLTNQMHRRHELGMQGSPLLHSLAAMEVGIP